One segment of Pseudanabaena sp. PCC 6802 DNA contains the following:
- a CDS encoding transposase: MRRSYNTDLSNQEWEIIAPMLPKPSKWGRPPKTNMRELLNAIFYILKNGCTWQNLPHDFPPYSTVYFYWQRWERTGLLEEINRKLSQQFREKVSKEATRGDFNPLTSLSTTWEAPVGAGLWDTYSRDR; the protein is encoded by the coding sequence ATGCGCCGATCCTATAATACCGATTTATCCAACCAAGAATGGGAAATTATCGCACCCATGCTACCCAAACCATCAAAATGGGGTAGGCCACCCAAAACAAATATGCGAGAGTTACTGAATGCCATTTTCTATATACTCAAAAATGGTTGTACATGGCAGAATCTACCCCATGACTTTCCGCCTTACTCAACGGTCTATTTCTACTGGCAAAGGTGGGAAAGAACTGGGCTACTGGAGGAGATTAATCGCAAATTGAGCCAACAATTTAGGGAAAAGGTTAGTAAAGAGGCGACCCGAGGAGACTTTAATCCGCTCACGTCGCTTTCGACTACCTGGGAAGCGCCAGTTGGTGCGGGGCTTTGGGATACCTACAGTCGCGATCGTTGA
- a CDS encoding integrase core domain-containing protein yields MWRSLKYELIYLIAFEDGIHLNKEVRKWFNWYNQERPHQALNYRTPELVYWERLSGSVSTGESFPKTT; encoded by the coding sequence TTGTGGCGATCGCTGAAATACGAGTTGATTTACTTAATCGCTTTCGAAGATGGTATTCATTTGAATAAGGAAGTACGAAAATGGTTTAATTGGTATAATCAAGAGCGTCCGCATCAAGCATTGAATTATCGCACCCCAGAACTTGTTTACTGGGAAAGGCTTTCAGGTAGTGTCTCCACTGGAGAATCATTTCCTAAAACCACTTGA
- a CDS encoding ISKra4 family transposase (programmed frameshift), which produces MTPEQEKEMQAHVQAIAAILYQNTPSEQLTSLEGIEIAVRQQILEHVSPEIGFFIRTVTGTEAGRRRRVQSSIGQLHLTQKQAQKLKVAPYSQVSPYVERCSLILSANVSYEQAAKDLAMLMGVQISRSTQQRLVHRHEFSPLEVEESVEELSVDGGRIRLRTPLGQPSEWKDYKAVNLHGQAIFATFQDNIALTDWVNRQPLADMVTCIGDGHDGIWNIIAQISIPDSRYEILDWFHLVENLHKIEATAQLLTGVEAFLWRGNVTAAIAELNHLASPQSINFIAYLHKHRHRIPDYWYFQTEQICSIGSGAVESAVKQIARRIKISGAQWNRDNVPQVLKHRSAYLNGSLNLALQN; this is translated from the exons ATGACTCCAGAGCAGGAAAAAGAAATGCAAGCGCACGTTCAAGCTATTGCCGCCATCCTTTATCAGAATACACCATCGGAACAACTAACCAGCTTGGAAGGGATCGAAATCGCTGTGCGGCAGCAAATCCTCGAACATGTCAGCCCAGAAATAGGG TTTTTTATCCGCACAGTTACGGGCACAGAAGCAGGACGCCGCAGGCGAGTGCAAAGCAGCATCGGACAGCTCCACCTCACGCAAAAGCAAGCGCAGAAGCTCAAAGTAGCCCCCTATAGCCAGGTGAGCCCGTATGTGGAAAGATGTAGCCTGATCTTGAGTGCGAATGTATCCTACGAACAAGCCGCCAAAGACTTAGCCATGTTGATGGGAGTGCAAATATCGCGCAGTACACAACAGCGCCTGGTGCATCGCCATGAATTTAGCCCCCTAGAGGTAGAAGAGTCGGTCGAGGAATTAAGTGTCGATGGAGGCAGAATCAGACTGCGCACGCCACTTGGACAGCCAAGTGAGTGGAAGGACTATAAAGCTGTGAACTTGCATGGACAAGCCATATTTGCCACATTTCAAGATAACATTGCCTTAACAGACTGGGTAAATCGACAGCCTTTAGCAGATATGGTTACCTGTATTGGGGATGGACATGATGGGATTTGGAATATTATTGCCCAGATCTCTATACCTGATAGTCGCTATGAAATCTTGGACTGGTTCCATTTGGTGGAAAACCTGCATAAAATTGAGGCTACAGCTCAACTTTTGACTGGGGTCGAAGCTTTTTTGTGGCGGGGTAATGTGACTGCAGCTATTGCTGAGCTCAATCACTTAGCTAGTCCTCAGAGCATCAATTTTATTGCTTATCTGCACAAGCATCGCCATCGTATTCCTGATTATTGGTATTTCCAAACCGAGCAGATTTGCTCTATTGGTTCTGGCGCAGTGGAATCTGCTGTTAAGCAAATCGCTAGACGCATCAAAATCTCTGGCGCTCAATGGAACCGTGATAATGTGCCACAAGTCCTCAAACACCGTTCTGCTTACCTTAATGGCTCTCTTAACCTTGCCTTGCAAAACTGA
- a CDS encoding Uma2 family endonuclease, whose translation MTVSGELKLTPTIEYLEEDFEPMAEGDKQRRNLSYTTEALRLWFEPRQDVYVSGNLFIFYEENNPDKKIAPDTFVVFGMSSADRRSYKLWEEGGKVPDFVLEITSKGTVRKDRDENPLIYRTLGVKEYFQFDPSGDYLKPQPLQGVRLEQGKYGAIAPSILPDGVLSLHSEVLGLDLRLYPNKRFRFFDPISNEILRSYEEAEQERSLEKQARLEAEAIADQERLIAIQERQEKLQERQEKLQERQEKEKLAAYLRSLGINPDDI comes from the coding sequence ATGACTGTTTCTGGCGAACTCAAGCTAACCCCCACAATTGAATATTTGGAAGAGGACTTTGAGCCGATGGCTGAAGGTGATAAACAGAGGCGTAATCTGAGCTATACGACAGAGGCACTCAGGCTTTGGTTCGAGCCTCGACAGGATGTTTACGTGTCTGGGAATCTATTCATTTTCTATGAAGAGAATAATCCCGATAAGAAGATCGCACCGGATACGTTTGTCGTATTTGGCATGAGTAGTGCAGATCGCCGCAGCTATAAGCTGTGGGAAGAAGGCGGCAAGGTTCCTGATTTTGTCTTAGAGATTACCTCGAAGGGAACGGTGCGCAAAGACCGGGATGAGAATCCGTTAATTTACCGGACTCTGGGAGTCAAGGAATATTTTCAGTTCGATCCATCTGGGGACTATTTAAAACCGCAGCCTTTGCAGGGAGTGCGTCTGGAGCAAGGCAAATATGGGGCGATCGCTCCGTCTATTTTGCCAGATGGTGTGTTGTCATTGCATAGTGAGGTATTAGGTTTAGACCTACGTTTATATCCAAATAAAAGGTTTCGCTTCTTTGACCCCATCTCTAATGAAATTTTACGTTCTTATGAGGAGGCAGAACAAGAGCGATCGCTTGAAAAACAAGCTAGATTAGAAGCTGAGGCGATCGCCGATCAAGAACGTTTGATCGCCATCCAAGAACGTCAGGAAAAATTACAAGAACGTCAAGAAAAATTACAAGAACGTCAAGAAAAGGAAAAACTAGCAGCATACCTCAGATCGCTTGGGATTAATCCTGATGACATTTAA
- a CDS encoding helix-turn-helix domain-containing protein, translated as MRSAARSVNPTPTLQTVLPFPFTSDTIDNRRFSSDRPMLIEQNITLATLVRELRFRLGLTQEQFAAELGVTFVSVNRWENSKTQPSPMALRLMQLMLQEMGDRGADLLDRYF; from the coding sequence ATGCGTTCCGCCGCCCGATCGGTGAACCCAACGCCTACACTGCAAACGGTATTACCATTCCCCTTTACTTCTGACACAATAGATAACAGAAGATTTTCCAGCGATCGACCCATGCTAATTGAACAGAATATAACGTTAGCCACCCTGGTGCGCGAACTACGCTTTCGATTGGGACTGACCCAGGAACAATTTGCCGCTGAGTTGGGGGTTACTTTCGTTTCGGTAAATCGCTGGGAGAATAGCAAAACCCAGCCATCGCCAATGGCACTACGACTGATGCAATTGATGTTGCAAGAAATGGGCGATCGCGGAGCCGATCTACTAGACCGCTATTTCTGA
- a CDS encoding HU family DNA-binding protein, whose translation MNQLELANAIAQELQIGGYDADRFLKVTLEKIISVVTSNQPVELQGFGTFAMRPNAPRTGTSPATGEPFNIPARWSASFKIDKAFKERVEAVPLDTSSPSVTPVAVSDIIAPGDKPYYFTVQFSDDIGIKASTIGGKNSELGELDVRVTGPNGFNQLARATRTKATADKKGRIVTYAVGAPGGVWDFTANGQYQIDLLEA comes from the coding sequence ATGAATCAACTCGAACTAGCCAATGCGATCGCTCAGGAACTTCAGATTGGCGGTTACGATGCCGATCGCTTCCTCAAAGTCACGCTCGAAAAAATCATCTCGGTGGTGACATCAAATCAACCAGTGGAACTGCAAGGCTTCGGCACATTTGCCATGCGCCCTAACGCTCCGCGCACGGGGACAAGTCCTGCTACAGGCGAACCGTTTAATATCCCTGCCCGCTGGTCAGCGTCCTTCAAAATCGATAAAGCTTTCAAAGAGCGTGTCGAAGCCGTTCCCCTCGATACATCGAGTCCAAGCGTTACACCTGTTGCCGTATCGGACATCATCGCCCCTGGCGACAAACCCTATTACTTCACCGTCCAGTTCAGCGACGATATCGGCATCAAAGCCTCTACCATCGGCGGCAAGAACAGCGAACTCGGCGAACTCGATGTGCGCGTGACTGGCCCCAATGGTTTCAACCAACTTGCCAGAGCCACAAGAACCAAAGCTACTGCCGACAAGAAAGGACGGATCGTTACCTATGCCGTCGGCGCTCCTGGTGGCGTGTGGGACTTCACCGCTAACGGTCAATACCAGATCGATCTATTAGAGGCGTAA
- a CDS encoding transposase, whose translation MSNKRKQYNPQFKAKVALEAIRGEKTISELVSQYEVHATLINNWKRQLLDEAISLFEKSSGAHKADESQQAEIDELYRQIGQLKVERDFLANRSAQLGLKNAKPW comes from the coding sequence ATGAGTAACAAACGCAAGCAGTACAATCCGCAATTCAAAGCGAAAGTTGCCCTGGAAGCGATTCGGGGCGAGAAGACCATCTCGGAATTGGTAAGTCAGTATGAAGTTCATGCAACGCTGATTAACAACTGGAAACGACAGTTGCTGGATGAAGCCATTAGCCTGTTTGAGAAAAGTAGTGGGGCGCATAAAGCTGATGAGAGCCAACAAGCCGAGATTGACGAGTTATATCGTCAGATCGGACAGTTGAAGGTAGAACGGGATTTTTTAGCCAACAGGTCAGCACAGTTGGGGTTGAAGAACGCAAAGCCCTGGTAG
- a CDS encoding transposase family protein yields the protein PEQKAFNRQLARQRVGIEHVNRRLKIFRILSGRYRNRRHRFGLRCNLIAGLYNFERSQGSSVG from the coding sequence GCCCGAGCAGAAAGCGTTCAACCGCCAACTTGCGCGCCAACGGGTTGGCATTGAGCATGTTAATCGCCGCTTGAAGATCTTCCGCATCTTATCTGGACGCTATCGCAATCGTCGTCACCGCTTTGGTTTGCGTTGCAATCTAATTGCTGGTCTCTACAATTTTGAACGCTCTCAAGGCTCCTCAGTTGGCTAA
- a CDS encoding HNH endonuclease gives KAQKLAPLVRGWRRYHRYCKMDGAKHSLWHISHRAWKVFNQEKKQDRYSTKQLIEKAFPSVPYSENKHVNVRGNKSPFDGDLVYWSERNSKLYDGQTSKALKRQNHSCASCGHKLLSDERVHLHHADGNHNNWKKENLLAIHESCHTYFHMGKSAS, from the coding sequence AAAGCTCAAAAGCTAGCGCCGCTCGTGAGAGGATGGAGGAGATACCACAGGTACTGCAAGATGGATGGGGCTAAGCATAGCCTATGGCACATCAGTCACAGGGCATGGAAGGTATTCAATCAGGAGAAGAAGCAGGATCGATACTCAACCAAGCAGTTGATTGAGAAAGCATTCCCATCTGTTCCTTACTCTGAAAACAAACACGTAAATGTCAGAGGAAATAAATCTCCCTTTGATGGCGATTTGGTCTACTGGAGTGAGCGAAACAGCAAGCTCTATGACGGTCAAACCTCTAAAGCCCTAAAAAGGCAAAACCATTCATGTGCTTCCTGCGGTCACAAATTATTATCGGACGAAAGAGTTCATCTCCACCATGCCGATGGCAACCACAACAACTGGAAGAAAGAAAACCTGTTAGCGATTCATGAGAGTTGCCATACCTATTTCCACATGGGCAAAAGCGCAAGCTAG
- a CDS encoding RHS repeat domain-containing protein: MRVAIPISTWAKAQAREYRERSAVKVARCDLIGRGRKSYSSSTQPGEGNVIRQTDILTGEITAYTWDYRNRLTNVTRNGTPVGTYNYDVYDQRIGKTTTTGTDRFVYGQNQNIALEFDGSGGLTNRYLHGNSIDAIMADEANGSVGWTLTDNLGTVRDVVDSAGASKNHFVYDSFGNFTSESDPGFDTRFTFTGREFDAETGNYDYRSRPYRPISGRFIEEDAIGFEGGDTNLYRYVKNSPAASVDPSGLAGKILSFERNFTYRSGYGSTTKSSENNINKIGNRGLLTIIAPVVRGRPIRRSFPAQIQILTDEVKAKIRYVKETPGSSQRTIHKNYNGLYPGDDQGHIVPEILGGSDRESGVIKPFENNFFSQNRRVNQIDYAAFNKKVNQELTKFTGEKEFDPCQPPPDAKYITYDVRLYYSISRPLQYADYPLRPSSFDVNVKFYDFTSGEDVSKRLYRPFGNP, translated from the coding sequence ATGAGAGTTGCCATACCTATTTCCACATGGGCAAAAGCGCAAGCTAGAGAATATCGGGAGCGCAGTGCGGTGAAAGTCGCACGCTGCGATCTAATTGGGAGGGGCAGGAAGTCATATTCCTCCTCGACCCAACCTGGCGAGGGCAATGTCATCAGGCAAACCGACATCCTCACCGGCGAAATCACAGCCTACACTTGGGATTATCGAAACCGACTGACCAATGTCACTCGCAACGGCACGCCAGTGGGCACCTACAACTACGATGTCTACGACCAGCGCATCGGCAAGACCACAACCACAGGTACAGACCGCTTCGTCTACGGACAGAACCAGAATATCGCCCTGGAATTCGATGGCAGCGGTGGTTTAACCAATCGCTACCTGCATGGAAATAGTATTGACGCGATTATGGCAGATGAAGCCAATGGTTCGGTGGGCTGGACGCTGACGGATAACCTCGGCACGGTGCGCGATGTCGTGGATAGCGCGGGTGCGAGTAAGAACCACTTCGTTTACGATAGTTTCGGCAATTTCACCAGCGAGAGCGATCCTGGTTTCGATACCCGCTTCACGTTTACTGGTCGCGAGTTCGATGCGGAGACAGGGAATTATGACTATCGCAGTCGCCCTTACAGACCGATTAGTGGGCGGTTTATTGAGGAGGATGCGATCGGGTTTGAAGGTGGAGATACAAATCTTTACAGGTATGTGAAGAATAGTCCTGCCGCAAGTGTAGATCCCTCTGGATTAGCTGGAAAAATACTTTCTTTTGAACGTAACTTTACTTATAGGTCGGGCTATGGAAGTACTACTAAATCCTCTGAAAATAATATTAACAAAATAGGTAATCGTGGTCTGCTCACCATAATAGCTCCGGTAGTTAGAGGTCGACCGATTAGACGCAGTTTTCCTGCGCAGATTCAGATTCTAACTGACGAAGTGAAAGCAAAGATCAGGTATGTTAAAGAGACTCCAGGTTCTTCGCAGAGAACTATTCACAAAAATTATAATGGTTTATATCCTGGCGACGATCAAGGACATATTGTTCCAGAAATCCTTGGCGGCTCAGATAGAGAAAGTGGAGTGATCAAGCCATTTGAAAATAATTTCTTTTCCCAAAATCGAAGAGTTAATCAGATTGACTATGCCGCTTTTAATAAAAAGGTAAATCAAGAGCTTACTAAATTCACTGGCGAGAAAGAGTTTGACCCATGCCAGCCTCCGCCAGATGCGAAGTATATCACTTACGATGTAAGATTATATTACTCGATAAGCCGCCCCCTGCAATATGCAGATTATCCATTGAGGCCATCTTCTTTTGACGTAAATGTTAAGTTCTATGATTTCACTAGCGGAGAAGATGTTTCCAAAAGATTATATAGGCCCTTCGGTAACCCTTGA
- a CDS encoding nuclease A inhibitor family protein, with product MNQLVLSLEKQIEGLLFASDNFYPFKVFFRDANLGEFTVGGLLQSIGYLNLVSFEQFHRDIFSNLPDIAHKYEEIANLMRSNLSCFEIYQIKTEDLAFQNSCYIGISSFYIILGKTECGNYLGLSTKLNPFVSREFDPSPLIAREVVDDPDLALLNSLLLQTLENYTFPDEFDETRLRNLGLLNLLGITLYPFDSFTWEFTTQKGALLDLLLDSIGLVETTVLDKRLIVIDDQSYVERMSALFKLLSQNLMSIRVYRIGVIQNDIYILGIDNNNNFVGVSTISIDT from the coding sequence ATGAATCAACTAGTTTTATCCCTAGAAAAGCAAATTGAAGGGCTGCTCTTTGCAAGCGATAATTTCTACCCTTTCAAGGTCTTTTTTAGGGATGCAAATCTTGGTGAGTTTACGGTTGGAGGGTTACTACAATCTATTGGCTACCTTAATCTGGTTAGCTTTGAACAGTTTCATAGAGATATATTTAGCAACCTACCAGATATAGCTCACAAATATGAGGAGATTGCAAACCTCATGCGATCCAATTTAAGCTGTTTCGAAATTTATCAGATTAAAACTGAAGATCTAGCCTTTCAAAATAGCTGTTATATAGGTATATCTAGTTTTTACATTATCTTGGGTAAGACTGAGTGTGGAAACTATCTTGGCTTATCAACAAAGCTCAATCCCTTTGTTTCTAGAGAGTTTGACCCATCCCCGCTCATTGCAAGAGAGGTAGTTGACGATCCAGATTTAGCGTTGTTAAATTCTCTACTTTTACAAACTCTAGAAAACTATACATTCCCTGATGAATTTGATGAGACTAGATTGCGAAACCTGGGTCTACTAAACCTGCTTGGTATAACATTGTATCCTTTCGACAGTTTTACATGGGAATTTACAACTCAAAAGGGCGCTCTACTAGATTTACTCCTAGACTCTATTGGTCTTGTTGAAACCACAGTATTAGATAAACGTTTAATTGTGATTGATGACCAAAGCTACGTTGAAAGAATGTCTGCATTATTCAAACTCCTCTCTCAAAATCTAATGAGTATAAGAGTTTATAGGATTGGAGTTATCCAAAACGATATATATATTTTGGGCATTGATAACAATAATAACTTCGTTGGTGTATCTACAATTTCTATTGACACTTAA
- a CDS encoding Uma2 family endonuclease — MVNLAYDYLHLPTAEELPDSDDTPVDNELQNDIPNLLLNVLLWVWEDRSDWFWGVDMCIYYEPNIEKPKESKSIVPDAFLALGVNRHVGEGGRLSYVLWKEEVLPILFLEVVSKEYNGEYDRKLETYQALGILYYVIYNPLSGRAGIHKQHQSLEVYKLVDDKYELLPLTSLLQESGKGKMVWMPEIGLGIGCEVRSRSNWSREWVYWYDRFGNRYPTAEERADTAEAIALSERLAKQEAEAIATQAELAQKEAEAIATQERIAKEQAERAKQEAEAIAKQEKLAKEHAEAIAAQEKLAKEEAEELLKKYRDRFGELPE; from the coding sequence ATGGTTAACCTTGCTTACGACTATCTCCACCTGCCTACGGCTGAGGAATTACCCGACTCAGATGATACCCCTGTGGATAACGAACTCCAAAACGATATTCCTAATCTTCTGCTAAATGTCCTGTTGTGGGTGTGGGAAGATCGCTCTGATTGGTTTTGGGGTGTGGATATGTGTATTTACTACGAACCCAATATCGAGAAACCTAAGGAGAGTAAGTCTATCGTACCCGATGCTTTTTTGGCGTTGGGAGTAAATCGGCATGTGGGAGAAGGTGGTCGCCTCAGTTATGTCCTGTGGAAAGAAGAAGTGTTACCGATCTTATTTTTGGAAGTAGTTTCCAAGGAATATAACGGTGAATACGATCGCAAGCTAGAGACATATCAAGCTTTGGGAATTCTCTATTATGTCATCTACAATCCCCTCAGTGGTAGGGCAGGGATCCACAAGCAACATCAATCTTTAGAGGTGTACAAGTTAGTAGATGACAAGTACGAACTTCTGCCGTTAACATCTCTGTTACAAGAGAGTGGCAAAGGTAAGATGGTATGGATGCCGGAGATTGGTTTGGGGATTGGCTGTGAGGTGCGATCGCGCAGTAACTGGTCGCGGGAGTGGGTATATTGGTACGATCGCTTTGGCAACCGCTATCCTACGGCTGAGGAACGGGCTGATACGGCTGAAGCGATCGCTCTCTCAGAACGTTTGGCGAAACAAGAAGCTGAAGCGATCGCTACTCAAGCGGAACTAGCACAAAAAGAGGCGGAAGCGATCGCCACTCAAGAGCGTATTGCCAAAGAACAGGCTGAACGTGCTAAGCAAGAAGCTGAAGCGATCGCCAAACAAGAAAAATTAGCTAAAGAACATGCCGAAGCGATCGCAGCTCAGGAGAAACTTGCTAAGGAAGAAGCGGAAGAGTTGCTGAAAAAATATCGAGATCGCTTTGGCGAACTCCCAGAATAA